From the Pseudomonas lalucatii genome, the window ATCGGGTGCCCCAGGGCGATGGCGCCGCCGTTGGGGTTGACCTTCTCCGCCGGGATCTTCAACGCCTGGGACACGGCACAGGCCTGGGCGGCAAAGGCCTCGTTCGACTCCACGACATCGATATCGGCCAGGCTGAGCTGCGCCCGTTGAAGGGCCTGCTGGACCGCGCCGACAGGCCCCATGCCCATGATTTCAGGGGCCACCCCGGCATGACCGTAGGCAACGATTCGGGCCATCGGCGTCAGCCCCCGCTGCTCGAGCAGGGCGCCGCTGACCAGGGTCAGGGCGGCGGCGCCGTCGTTGAGACTCGAGGCATTGCCGGCGGTAACCGTGCCATCGGACTCGAACACCGGACGCGCCTTCGCCAGATCGCCGAGTTGCAGGTGCTCGCGCACATGCTCATCGCGTCGGAACAGTTGCTCGGGCTTCTTCGGATGGGTCTGTAGCGGCAGAATCTGTTCGTCGAAGCGTCCCTCGGCACTGGCACGGGCCGCCCGGCGGTGACTCTCCAGGGCCAGGGCGTCCTGCTCTGCCCGGGCGATGCCGAAACTTCTGCCGACATTCTCGGCAGTAACCCCCATGTGACCGTTGCCGAAGGGATCGGTCAGCACGCCGGTGAGCATGTCGATGAGCAGGCTGTCGCCCATACGCTTGCCCCAGCGGTTGCTCGGCAGCAGATACCCCGCCCGGCTCATGCTTTCGGCACCACCGGCCACCGCGGAGACCACATCGCCCAGCTGGATCATCTGCGCGGCACTGATGACCGCCTGCAGACCACTGCCGCACAGACGATTGAGGGTCAACGCCCTTGAGCCCTGGGCCATGCCGGCGTTGAGCGCGGCGACCCGGGAGATGTACATGTCCCGGGCCTCGGAATGCAGCACGTTGCCCAGTACGCACTGCTCGAACAGTTCGGCCGGCAGGCCGGATCGCCTGATCGCCTCCTGCACCACCTGGCTGGCCAGGTCGCAGGGCGCAAGGTCTTTCAGCGCGCCGCCATAATCACCGATCGCGGTGCGCACGCCAGACAGGATAAAAACCGGATTGAGCATAGGTATTCTCCAGCAGCCTCGATTGCAGTCGGCGGGCAACCGTCAGATGGTCAGCGCGGCGAGCCGCTGCCTGATGATGTGCTCGGCGTCGCCGACAATCCGCGCGACCAGATCCGCCACGGAAGGAATGTCATGGATCAGACCGGCCGAGACGCCGGCCCACCAGATGCCGTGCTCCATGTCGCCACTCTCCAGCACGACGGCACCACGCTTGCCGGCCACCAACTCGGCCACGTCGCCGAACTCGGACTCCGCCTGCTTCTCGATCTCGGCAACCTCGACCGCGATGGCGTTCTTGAACACCCGGGCGGTATTCCTGAACTTGCGGAAGATCAGCTGGGTATCCAGCTCGCTCGCCTCCAGCAGCTTCTGCTTCAGGTTGGCATGCACCGGCGCCTCCTCGGTGCCGAGGAAGCGCGTCCCCATGCTCACCGCATCGGCTCCCAGGGCCAGCGCGGCGACCAGGCTGCGGCCGTCGCTGAAGCCGCCGCAGGCAATCACCGGAATCGCCAGTTCATCCACCGCCCGCGGCAGCAGCACCAAAGAGGGAATATCGTCCTCGCCCGGGTGACCGGCCGCCTCGAAGCCATCGATGATCACCGCCGCACAGCCCACTTCCTGGGCCTTCTTGGCATGTTTCACGGAGGTGCATTTGTGGATCACCTTCACTCCTGCCGCATTGAACGCCGGCATGAAGGGCGCGGGGCTGCGCCCCGCCGTTTCCACGACTTTGATGCCCGCATCGATGATGGCCTGCACGTACTCTTCGTAGGGCGGCGGGTTCAGGCTGGGCAGAATGGTCAGGTTCACGCCGAAGGGCTTGGCGGTCATCGTGCGCGTGCGCTCGATCTCCGCGGTCAGGGCTTGCGGCGTCGGCTGGGTCAATGCACTGAGAAAGCCGAGCGCCCCGGCGTTGGCCACGGCCGCCACCAGCTCGGCCTTGGACACACGCTGCATGCCGCCCTGCACCACCGGGTGTTCGATACCAAAAAGCTCGGTAAAGCGCGTTGTAATCATGGAGCCAGCCTCTTCGGTTGCCAGCGCGCAGCAGACAGCGCTCACTGGAGTTATTGTTATAATCACATTAACTATTGAATTTCTGGCTGTCAATTGAACCGCTCGGCCCCCCAGCCGTGGTCCTGAGCACGACGGCAAATCAGCGCTCAGGACACTGCCGAATCCGCCCGGCCTGGCGCTCGGTCGCCTCGCTCGGCTCGAGCGAAGGTCCTGACCTTAGAAGCTTCGGTCCGTGCCCGACATCCCTTGGCAGCATCGGCTGGCCGCCTGTCGCACGTCTCAACCGGCCTGCCCATAGCTGGCGTTCTCCCAGGGCACGGTCATCCTCAAGCGCTTGCGCAAGACCTGCCCTGAACGCTCGATTTCGCGGGCCTAAAATTGTGACAATCACTTTGACAATTAAACAATCGCAGGGCTAGCATGAAAACTGCCGTCGAAAACTGGCATAGCGATACGCAAACAAGCATCTATCGATGCGCGAAACGACGCACGCGCGATGCCGTTTCTATCTACCGGACCTTAATCCCATGGCTCGCTCGACTCGGCTGATAACAGCCTCTTACATCCTGTCATTCGTTGCAGCCAACGCGCCCAAGAGACTGTGCACCGATACCATCGCCAGGTGGGTCAAGACCCACCCCACGCGCGTCCGCCATCTGGTGTCCCAGTTGGTCAAAGCCGGCATCCTGAAGTCCTACCGCGGTGCATCGGGCGGTCTGGCCCTCGCCCGCAAGCCGAGCGAAATAACGCTCAAGCAAGTCTATGACGCGGTCCAAGACAGCCCACTGATTGCCGAAGGGATCGACAACCCGTTCTCCGGCTGGCAAGACCACTGCAAAGTCCACGGCGTCTTCAACGAACTCTTTGCCGACCTGGAAGACAAGATTCGCGTTGAATTGGAGCAGGTCACCCTGGATCGGATGTTTGTGCCTTTCGATCGCGATTACGCGGCCGAAGAACAGCGTGAAAGTGCGAGGCTGTCCAAGTAGCCGCTGCTGTCTCAGGCCTCGGTCATCGACTCCAGTTCCGACCTGGCCGCTACCGCGCTCGCACGCCCAAGACAGCCGACAACCGCCGGATCGCCCCGCCCCCCAGTCTCGTTCATCGTCAGCCCAGGCGACGCCTGGGTGTTGTCCGCCGGCAGGCCTCTCAGCACTGCATGGCTTTGATTTCGACGAACTCGGCCAGCCCCTCTTCCCCCCACTCGCGACCATTGCCCGACTGCTTGTAGCCACCGAAGGGCGCGTGGTAGTTGAAGGCCGCCCCGTTGACGAAGCACTGGCCCGCCCGCAGCTGCCGCGCCAGGCCCAGGGCGCGCTGCCGGGTGCCGGCCCAGACGCCGCTGGACAGGCCGAACGGCGAGTCATTGGCCAGCTGCACGGCCTGCACTTCATCCGCATAGGGGATCAGGCAGAGCACCGGGCCGAAGATTTCCTCCTGGGCGATGCGCATGCGGTTGTCGACGTCGGCGAACAGG encodes:
- the bktB gene encoding beta-ketothiolase BktB; the encoded protein is MLNPVFILSGVRTAIGDYGGALKDLAPCDLASQVVQEAIRRSGLPAELFEQCVLGNVLHSEARDMYISRVAALNAGMAQGSRALTLNRLCGSGLQAVISAAQMIQLGDVVSAVAGGAESMSRAGYLLPSNRWGKRMGDSLLIDMLTGVLTDPFGNGHMGVTAENVGRSFGIARAEQDALALESHRRAARASAEGRFDEQILPLQTHPKKPEQLFRRDEHVREHLQLGDLAKARPVFESDGTVTAGNASSLNDGAAALTLVSGALLEQRGLTPMARIVAYGHAGVAPEIMGMGPVGAVQQALQRAQLSLADIDVVESNEAFAAQACAVSQALKIPAEKVNPNGGAIALGHPIGATGAIILIKAIYELQRTGGRYALVTMCIGGGQGIALIVERE
- a CDS encoding NAD(P)H-dependent flavin oxidoreductase, whose product is MITTRFTELFGIEHPVVQGGMQRVSKAELVAAVANAGALGFLSALTQPTPQALTAEIERTRTMTAKPFGVNLTILPSLNPPPYEEYVQAIIDAGIKVVETAGRSPAPFMPAFNAAGVKVIHKCTSVKHAKKAQEVGCAAVIIDGFEAAGHPGEDDIPSLVLLPRAVDELAIPVIACGGFSDGRSLVAALALGADAVSMGTRFLGTEEAPVHANLKQKLLEASELDTQLIFRKFRNTARVFKNAIAVEVAEIEKQAESEFGDVAELVAGKRGAVVLESGDMEHGIWWAGVSAGLIHDIPSVADLVARIVGDAEHIIRQRLAALTI
- a CDS encoding RrF2 family transcriptional regulator, translating into MRETTHARCRFYLPDLNPMARSTRLITASYILSFVAANAPKRLCTDTIARWVKTHPTRVRHLVSQLVKAGILKSYRGASGGLALARKPSEITLKQVYDAVQDSPLIAEGIDNPFSGWQDHCKVHGVFNELFADLEDKIRVELEQVTLDRMFVPFDRDYAAEEQRESARLSK